Genomic segment of Corythoichthys intestinalis isolate RoL2023-P3 chromosome 7, ASM3026506v1, whole genome shotgun sequence:
TTGTGTCTTTGATTGTCAGACTCTGTTCCAGGTACTAAGCGGGCATTTGTCTTGGAGGACCAGCCTCCGGGCGTCCATAGTCTGTGGATGACTGCTTGGAATTCTAAGGGGGAGAGTCCACCTGGTCAAAAAGTCAAGTTTCTTATCAGAGGTGAGCACATCACGTTCACTGCGCAActatattctttatcctccgCAAAGAACATGTGATATTACTGGAGTTTATTTCAAGTTGTGGTAGTGTTCTTCATGGCTGTCTTGtgttgtacttgttgtgtttcacACCCGCAGAGGGAACCTCATTTTTCCTCCTGGTTGGGTACCCGCTACTAGCTGTGGTGTTTCTGCTGCTGTGCATGTGCCATATTACAGCCGTGAGGAAGAGGTCCATAACAATTCAGGAGCTGAAAGTACAAGATTAACTCATCTTGTTTAACGGGCACGTATTTTCTTTTTAGGTTGTTGCTGCTATTCCACTGCTTCATGCCTCAAGTGGTGCCAGATCCCGCAAATAGCAAATGGGCAAAGGAATGCAGCCAGGACAAGGTGATTATGGTTTGAACAAAAGGAAAAATGCTCTttaatagacttcactatctgtTGACAGGAAACAGGACAGCTCTGTAGGGGGCccattttcaaaaatttaaattcaaatattttcaaaaccaaagcagctagcaacctaaaaccaaattagGCACCTCccataggcatatatgagtctatgagcagcggcataagaaaattcaaagtcgtttcctaataaaatcccgattaccggtagttattttttgtttaggtataacaaaacttaaaatggctataaaattctcagatttttcgctatatgcacaaaaatcaccaaatgcagagatgatcatctatattttcaggatcaatagcaatatttaacagatCATattagtttttgcccaaaatagctactttttttttttttttttttttcatttagtgCAGTTTTGATATCATTTTTCAACAgcaaataaatcactcaattttcacatcagaaacacaGCAGAAtcttcttaattttactcaacactagcaaattttgcattttaggTCGAATTCCCATGTCGCTATTgtctcagcacgtcttgccggctttctggccctcgtcgtttttagattgatgttacataaaataaaacgcgtaaaagccgattttttttttgtatggacgcagaaatgtctaaatttgtGGTTTCttgccaaaaaaacaggcagttggccgaatattacctgattatttgaatgtaaagttatatTGTGCATGGAtacaaatccaacatggcggccatcacaaaacaaagaaattttaaagttgaaaactcttgcaaataaatgcgtaaatcccagaatttctatagatatgaacataaaagagtctaaattattggttaaaaacaaaaaaagaacgggcagttatcatccatttttattagggttgttcctatcatgtttttttgctcccgatccaatcccgattgttttagtatctgccgatcccgatatttcccgatccgattgctttattTTGCTCCCGTTTCAattccaataatttttcccgatgatataaattttggcaatgcattaagaaaaaaatgaataaaactcggacgaatatatacattcaacatacagtacattagtactgtatttgtttattatgacaataaatcctcaagatggcatttacattattaacattctttctgtgagagggatccacggatagaaagacttgtaattcttaaatgataaatttgactttgtatattgtgactaaatattgccatctagtgtatttgttgagctttcagtaaatgatactgtagccatttaactctatagctctatatataggtaaaacggcgcctttatagattgaacgcgacaatgcgtgagtgggtcgtgcagcgcatgtgttaattgcattaagtattttaacgtgattaattttttaaaaattaattaccgccgttaactcaATAAATTtggtagccctactttaagccaaaactaaagactctggatgagtgtaagacattttgtctgtaacgttaaatacaattagaaaacgatttgattaaaaaatatatattatatatatatatatatatattaaaaaaaacacatgtccgatatttttttgccgattccgatactttgaaaatgacgtgatcggacccgatcgatcatctttaatttttatcattcattttgcgtaaatatttaGAGCTAAAGTTGCGCtcatttttccattcatttcattgttttcacaCTGTTTCaatgtgcatgcatggtgctattttatataataactatcttgatcctcgaccaaatcactcttgagacattcctgcctgcttgtatgcactaaaactttaGTCCTGTTtccgtttccacctaaatccggcgttagaacacgtgtgtgtttgagtttatcgcagtgaaagctgccacaacactctgcctggcccggccccctgCGGGAAGCTATGGCGCAAtgcctgtaggagctgtctcgtcaactgattgtgaagtctatggctgttTTTTCTTCTTAACCAGACCACCGCTGTACGGTATAGGGTAAAATGAAGCCGCAATTCCAGCAGAGCGAAGCCGTTGCAACCGAGGAGGAAGAACCCATCATCAGCATCATCACAAGCCCGGAGGAGCTGTCCAATCAGCACACAGAGGAGGCGGGCTCTCCATCAAACAATCCCTCAATACTTCGGAAGACCCTCACTATTTACATAAAGAGTGACTCCCGCGACTTGGATAGCTCTGAGCAAACTCAAATCTCATTGGACTCAAATTCAACGACTGACGATCGCACACCAGACAGACACCAGGCCGAGGAGAAGGAAGGCGTGGTTGAAGAAGAGAACGAGGAAGAAGAATTTGCAGAGACGCTAAATTCACTGCCTGAATGGACCTTGGGTACCAACCCAGTGGAACCACAGATCTTCAAGAAGTTGACCCTGGATTCGGTCCGCATCGATTGCAGCAACCTCTTTGAGAACTGCTGACTACATTGGGGTAAACTGATCGGTCAACTAGGCAACTTTACTAGTTAACGTCGAGTTAGCTAGCCTACCATTTCCTTAGGGATAATACCATTCAACAGTGTAAAATACAGCAAGAAATATGTTGTAAAGTTTTATTTTATCTACAAAACAACCAtgtagaccaggggtgcccaGGTCCGGtcatcgagagcccctatccagcttgttttccatgtctccctcctccaacacacttgaatcaaataatcaggataattatcaggctcctgcagagcttgctgatgagctgatcatttgattcaggtgtgttaaaggagggagacatggaaaacaagctggttgGGGCTATCGAGGCCTGGACTCGGGCATCCCTGATGTAGACAAATACAGTGAGACATCTTAATGTAACGTACATAAATATTTGATAcattcatatatacagtatgaaacATCAACACCCCCCCTTGATCTGGATTACTGCGTATCTAACAATTTCAACTGACAATACAAACCTTTTTGTCTGTCCGTCAATTACTTTTCGCTATTCGCAGCATTCATTGGGATTGTCTGTACATGATTGGACCGATGTATAAAGAGATAACAAAACTTCTAATGCGAAAGGTTTTCTCTCCATGTAAAGTCCTTCTTCACTGAACCTTCTTGTCTTTGTCGGCCACCACTTCCGACAGGTCCTCAGGTTTGACAGCCTTCACCTGGGCCTCCATTTGACTGACCCTTTGCTTCATGCGCGTCTGGCTGGAGGTAAACTCGGCCATGAGCTTGGCGAACTTGGTTTGCATGGCATCCAGATTGTCCTGCAGCCTGGTCAGCTTCTCCTCCATGTCTTTGGGGTCGGCTCCGGCATTAGCCACAGCCTCGTCGATCAGGTTGTCCTTCATCAAAATGGCCTTGCCCTTCTCCTCCAAGGCTTTCTTGGCTTCCGGGTACTCAGTCAGCGCCTCCATCAGGTCATCCTTTGACAGGGCGAAAAGGTCTGAGTAACCCACGCTTCGGATATTGGCGGTTCTTCGGTTCCCGGCTTTGCTGCCCTTGATGCCCAAGATGCTGATTTCCCCAAAGTATGCACCGTCGCTGAGCACCACAAACTGTGTGACGCCATCATCGGCCACCACCGCTAGCTTGCCCTCTTTGATGATGTACATCTCCCGGCCGATGTCACCCTTCTTGCAGATGTAGTCCCCAGGACTGAAGACTTGAGGCTCCAGCTTGAGCACCAGCTCGATAAGAAGTCCTGCCTCGCAGTCCTGGAAGATGCGCACTTTCTTAAGCGTGTCAAGATGGACGTTGATGGCGATCTCAGCCTTGAGCTTGTCAGGCAGATTCTTTAGAACCTCCTTCTCATCACAGGTCTTCTTCTCCGTCCACAGGTAGTCGAACCATTTGATCACCCGAGCCTCCAGGTCTTTGGTGACCTTACGGAACTGCATATACTGCTTGATGGAGTCGATCTTGGCTTGGAACTCGGCACGAGAAGCATTCATGTTGGAGATCATGGCACCGACGTTACCGACGATACTGGCAAAGATCAGTACGCCAGTGAGGAAATCCGCAATGACGAAGAGGTACTCCACATCTCTGACTGGTGGAGGTGTCTCTCCGATGGTAGTAAGGGTCAGTGTGGACCAGTAAAGGGAGTAGATGTACTTCCTGGCAAGGCGGCCATGTTCCGGATGGCTGATGTTGGGGTACACCCAAGTGTCCGAGCCGAAACCGATTGTCTTTGAGATGGCGAAGAACATACAGGCGTTCCAGTGGATAATGACCAGGATGTAGAGTACAAGATTGCTAATGCGAAACATGTTAGGGAAGCTGGTCCTGGTCTCAGTCCTTTCAAAGAACTCAAACAACCTGGATATTTTGCAGAGACGGTTAAATCGGAACTCAGGGTTGTTGAATCCATACTTCAGAAACAGCAGATCCGTGGGGATCATGGAAATCATGTCGTATTTGAACTGCGACGTGGTCCTGTATTTGGCTCTCAGCTTCGTGGCCTCCTTCACCAGCAGTCCTTGCTCCAAGTAACCTGAAGAACAGACACAAGTTTCGAGCATACTTCATGTAATTGCAAAATAGTGGATTAATTTAGACCCTCGATGCTAGAACAGCTAATTGGTAAAAATACAGCTTTGGATATCCAAGCCAAGCCATGAAAACTGACCTGTCCTTGATCTGACAAAGGTGTCGGTGTAGTAGATGAAGTCTGAGGTGTAGTCTAAGAACACCCAAAGTTTTGTGAAGCGGTCCTGGAGTTCATTGAAGCAAGCCCTGGTAGGTCAGTTGAAAATGTTGAACAACTTTTTAGTTTCATTTCAAACATTGGAATATGGAAGTAAAATACCTGGTAACAATCATTATCAGGTTGTAAAACACTGGGCCGGCGATGATTGTGAGCCACCTGTAGTACAGGTCTGTAGCTGGGTCCATGATCCAGACCTCCTTCCTGCATTAAGAATAacttttactttacttttactATAACTTGTCAGAGAATTTTTCAGTAATATCATCACTCCGCAATGAAATCTTTGTGAGAGTACTTACGGGGGTTCCTCTTTCTTTTTATCATCCTTCTTATCATCCTTTTTGTCATCCTTTTTCTCATCCTTCTTCTCATCTTTTTTCTCGTCTTTTTTCTCATCCTTTTTCTCATCTTTCTTTTCGTCCTTGTCGTCTTTTTTAATCTCCTCTTTCTTGTCTTCCTTTTTGCTAAGGATCAAAAGCTTGGGCTTTTAGTTCTTTTAATGGGGGTAAAATGGCAATGAGGGACAGCCAATGAGGTACTGGTGGGGTTCTGAAAATACTATTAGGATTGgtcttttaaagtgatcctctaacttaaatacatgtaggctctaataaaccacaattgttctcttgtactaaaatatgtttttagaaacacataaaatgttaaatcaatggcaatattttataatatttactccatattttgaccgttagttggcgtcatggtttgcgggctcgcagtgatgacgtaactgggatctttccaaatgtgtagcgtgttcaacaattgcttattgctgcctaaactcgcgaagtcaaatgccacgatgtgctgcttttggatgcaatttccagtcaaatggaaacaaggggagtgaagtgagtggtcaaagtggaattattatttttagtgaataaatgtgcataagtggaagcttctcccccttcttggtccctgtatgcacgtatcctacccaccacgcgttacaactggcgcccggacgtttttcctggatcctcagtcaagtaagggatccgtctattttctggatccgacggtcccaccgcgtctgcaatattggtttcggatctgtccatttttttgattcgtctgtcccacagcggcttttcagatcagtctattttgtggaatcgacggcctgatcgcggctgcgacattggcATGGGGTCAGTCTAATtcatggatcttcgagtgagtaaaaaaacgcggatttggattactattgctatcttttatgttgactattcttcatgGGAGTtttcccaaatcatactaaataattaaagcactatggcacgctacagtgactctgacgtggacctcacaacaatgttggagttcgtcagggaacgtgtGTTTGtgcactgctgagctcccgagtgaagagtggtcaaggtggaaatattattttttgtgaataaatgtgcataagtggaagcttctctcctttttggtacttttatacatgtatcctagctaccacgcattacaatgtacaagacatggattacacaaggtgtgctctttggcctgtactgtatgtaaagcacacgacagctctggatgctaacaatctccataactatattgggataagtttgaaaacgcaatatgcttaccttgaatatctgctaataaaaccggagttccaatCAGCATACACTctagctcccaaccggagttcccaacagcatacgctctctcgctctgttgtcattgagacttttgcccaacttttttcttatcaggtatttgctgcacgcattttttcctgaagctcgtcttgtgaatgatcgacagtgctgtcctgctcttcacttttcagatcgggttcaaataggaagggtacaaTTGacaacatgttgggaaagctaacgtgtgacacgctggaatttcggcaacgggaccggtgacgtcacgcactgcgacgtaacaagaatggcgacctatcgcttaaaattattttacaaactttattaaaacaaaaacattaagaggggttttaatatcaaattattataaatcatactaacatttaacttttaagaattacttgtcttaaaaatagagaatCCCTTTAAGAAACTAATCTTTATCATCTTCCTTTTTgctaaaaaatccagctttggGCTTTTAATTTTGTTAATCAGTCTACGGTGGGTCTAGGGACTTGAGGACGGAATCAGATCTATGCATAGCAGGAAGGGTCTGGTTGAGGTCGAGAACTATCTTGGCAGGATTCGTGCAGGTCATACCCATCCTTCAGATAATCATATATCTAAAATAAACCCGTGTAGAGAAGAAATTCTTCTCAACACTCATTTAGGTTTGGTACAACCCAACAAACCACCAAGACAAGGAAAACAGACTAAACCGGTAATGGTAAGGGCTTTGTAACTAGCTCCTCTATCTTTCTAGAGTACTACTTATTATTCTACCCAGTATCCACACTTACTTGTCTGTATTGTTGCAGTTATTCATGTTGTAATTAGCAAGCGGCCACTTACTGGCAAGACTTCAGAAAGAAGAACGTAGCCAGTCAAGCCCTTTGTTTTGTAGCAGACTCGATAGAATTTTACTGCGCTAAAACTTACTTCTTTCTGTGCATCCGTCCATTGTGGCCCAGGGACAGGACATTGCTCTCGCAACCGGAGTCATCTTTGAGCTCAGGGCCCCGGAAGCGTGCCAGGAAGGAATCGTTTCTTTCTGGTACCTTTGGCTTCATTCTGTGGAAGGTCCAGTTGCGCAGCATGTAGAAGAAGTGAGAGAGCCTAGACATGGTCAGAGAGAGCGGAGACAACAAGGACGTGACACTGGTCTAGTCTAGTGATGTAGGGGGTGGTCAGATCATAAGGAAGAGGCAATAATCAGGATGTTACCTGGCCATTGCTCCTGGACCAGTAAATACAGTTCGGTTGGACTTTGAAGATAGGGCCCTTTCGGAATTGTGACTGGAAGACAACGTCAGAAGATCAACAAGAAACTACCAGCATCGGATTTCATGTTCAAAACGGTTTCATCTCACATGTCGCAACTCAGTCCTAATTTAGGTGACATCACTTACAGATCCCAATGTTGCAAGAACCCTTTTGGAGAACCTTTGGCGGAACTTTCTTAAGACATTGAGTAATTGATCACGTAAGACCGGGCGATCCGGCTTAatcattatttgaattttttttttaatctctattcttttcacatttttttttttaaattgtgtttaTGCCAGTGTTTATCTACTTGTAGTTTTTACACCATAGGGTCTACCATTGCATATTAGCAATAAGCTAGTAGGcgttcaaaatgtattttagcGCAGAATATGTGTAACTTTCTTCGTTGTGTGTGTTCATGTTAACAGTCGACCGACCTCGAGCGTCATAAACCGGCGGAAAACTCAAAATTGGACTGTTTTTATCAGGACTGTTCAAATTCTGCCAAGATTGTCAGTTTGGacacggcggaaaacacagacgactgaaaaagcagtttctgctcttgcactcctctttgaaagaaactgctgtattttaagccaaaacgactgttgtgtttgatagaacaatatgtctatatgctgccatagcagattcatggcgcagtaagcccccaaactatttttaatttgtccgttttaccctgaaaccccccgtttacagaggtcgcgcaaccgcttttgtttcaacctagccataaaaagaggctaagtaattatatttattattcaaaatgtctgtcatttttagctttgaatcattaattgatgtctaacatttagtttaaaaaaaaaaaaaaaaaaatattcagtcgcatatttttaacttttaaacaaattacgtcacaatgaaaaatttggcgtctgtaaaaaagtcacgaatatctacctcatgactatcgcttaattgtagtttttttttgttactgtcgcattttacccgatatgttacatgataaataatcgatccaaacaaagaaaaattgaaaaataatgtttaaaagggtaacgatatgaaaaagaaaatctcaaccactccttgtgtttgcgatttctgcatcgcgacccttgttatcttATCATGTTTCCCCCATAAAATCCCGcaaaaatccagctttggccattcacagctgtgtcttgacactcggtgaaacatgctacatggatcgaaacaaggtaagtccgCGATGTTATCTCTTTAAAatagtggcgtctttaattctgctctcacgtgctctcgcctccagttagggttttgctgtttaaaaaaacttttttttttttaaatggcctcctgttcaaatttttttccccccagaaaattgagattttaagctttccaatgatgcatcacacctgcatataggacaagtttgaaatttggccaaactgggggtctcagagcggactgactccattataccaatcagacgtaacaaTACAGGCACAAGCAGCGCACAAGTTTACAGTCGGAAGTCCTATTATCATGCCGGCCTGTTCGATCACATGGCGGCTTTAAAGCACCGTGAAAAAAAACTATGACATAGAGCACTGCTTTCAAAAGTACTCAAAAGTGCAGATTTCAATctctcacccagttgtaattcggCACCGATgtgtcagggaagctcaagtttgaactcctagacaagtgttacctcgatagctcgattacagaaatgaatacgaccccaaccatggattgcttttcttcgaaggctttatgGACAAGAACTCTTGGGTACAAACCGATGTGACCCAGCCAGGAGTtgtgatcacccagaaagtacgaagaagtacaatagaggctggacatttatactgttgaaagggcggtaccgaagcccaccgtgaaacgaaacttactaaaaaacgaaactcatcatctcacaaacctgggtagttttccatacaaaaacatctttgagctgagaccttgagcACCGGTCCatgacagtccatatttgggcatattgtgaagGCTATGGGGAGGCACAGTCAACAGATtaatgctacaatgttctcatgcaagcataacaaaagcatacaaaatatgatgtataatggttgtgttttaagcatgaataaaattctctcacacgTTGAACCACAGAAAATCAGATGTTGCTCACTTCCATAGACAACTTTCTACCAAATTATGCCCTTCGgatgattgggaaaaaaaatatggccaACAGATCTGAGCCTTTGGTAGCGTGAAACATTGCACCCTCAATCGTACACAAGTTATAATCTTTCCTACGTTCCCACTTCCTCCATTTCGGCTATTCGGTATCCCCTCCCAACATGGTGTCCGTTCGGTAAGAGTGGACAGTAACGCTACTCACAGTCTACCTCTTGCATTGTGCTGCCTCGTGGTTATATGTTAGCAtccataatgatttttttaggtCTTACGCTCAAACCATAAGCggagattggggggggggggggggtttagccCCCCTGGTCGCCGAAAAGGTCGTTGCATGTaaatgactttcctatatataaatttaaaattaagactttgccggtaaaatgttgtctataaaatttgtaaagcaataaaacaaaaaaatgaatgaaatgaaaaaaaaatatttactgtatataatgggtcaaaattatttttcaaatacatcatgtgactagcaccttagggaCAGCCATTTCCTTTTCTTAGCCAAAACCCTCTGAGGACCGATTCTGGCTGGAATATtgagtcaaaaaggatgcggcTTCTtcactaggtaagacagaaaacgcacacacacaaacagctgggatgccagtatctacgagcatgggctaagctactatcggagcatatatcttgtaagttaattttattgctgacactgcgtttcagggtcatcaacacgtTTTGACtcccctgccacaaaagtcataCTCCGCCAATGCCTCAAGCTTAACATACATCTGGAAAACCAAGATCATGTACTAGTCCACAGATCCAAAACCTTTGAGCAAACTTTTAAggcaatcacatttgatgatcatCTGAATGATAGCATCCTTTACCAGAGGTTGATAGAATAGCCAGAAGATTTTACTCACATACTTCAAAAtcatattactcaagtacaagtaaaaaaaagtattcagtgaAATGTCTGGAATGTATTATAATAACAGtggtatgtttttttgctcagcATGTCATTTATATAAACTATTATTATTAGACTATCAGATAATAAACTATTACATTACTGTATTTGGCCAAACAAatccacaaaaatcaccaaattacGACTAGAAAAACCTACAAAAATGAAACTTCACCTGTCCCaagagcatgagtgctctctggtggataaaacattttctacCATGAAATTGAAACGATcgcatctccggttttccgtgctcTGTCAGCGCAAAATAATAACTGGAAGAGAGGTTGAAGTCCGGGCTTTTGGGTAACATGGAAGGCAACGCTCTATGTGAATTACTTTACatactttaaagacgccacttgATTGAACaagccggcgtgatcataggacttgcGACTGTAAGATTGTGTGtagtcatgtgactgtattgttatgTCTGATTGGTATTGTtgggacgtctcattggtgaaactggtagagccactgtgggcATCACTGggaaaagaaaaagtaaaaaagagtAAAACATAACGATTCGAG
This window contains:
- the LOC130919191 gene encoding cyclic nucleotide-gated channel cone photoreceptor subunit alpha-like isoform X2, producing MPKYGLSWTGAQGLSSKMFLYGKLPSHNSERALSSKSNRTVFTGPGAMARLSHFFYMLRNWTFHRMKPKVPERNDSFLARFRGPELKDDSGCESNVLSLGHNGRMHRKNLASKWPLANYNMNNCNNTDNKKEDKKEEIKKDDKDEKKDEKKDEKKDEKKDEKKDEKKDDKKDDKKDDKKKEEPPKEVWIMDPATDLYYRWLTIIAGPVFYNLIMIVTRACFNELQDRFTKLWVFLDYTSDFIYYTDTFVRSRTGYLEQGLLVKEATKLRAKYRTTSQFKYDMISMIPTDLLFLKYGFNNPEFRFNRLCKISRLFEFFERTETRTSFPNMFRISNLVLYILVIIHWNACMFFAISKTIGFGSDTWVYPNISHPEHGRLARKYIYSLYWSTLTLTTIGETPPPVRDVEYLFVIADFLTGVLIFASIVGNVGAMISNMNASRAEFQAKIDSIKQYMQFRKVTKDLEARVIKWFDYLWTEKKTCDEKEVLKNLPDKLKAEIAINVHLDTLKKVRIFQDCEAGLLIELVLKLEPQVFSPGDYICKKGDIGREMYIIKEGKLAVVADDGVTQFVVLSDGAYFGEISILGIKGSKAGNRRTANIRSVGYSDLFALSKDDLMEALTEYPEAKKALEEKGKAILMKDNLIDEAVANAGADPKDMEEKLTRLQDNLDAMQTKFAKLMAEFTSSQTRMKQRVSQMEAQVKAVKPEDLSEVVADKDKKVQ
- the LOC130919191 gene encoding cyclic nucleotide-gated channel cone photoreceptor subunit alpha-like isoform X3, with the protein product MAKVNSEISSMTRCRLSSVASDEELAVIENGDSSHNSERALSSKSNRTVFTGPGAMARMKPKVPERNDSFLARFRGPELKDDSGCESNVLSLGHNGRMHRKNLASKWPLANYNMNNCNNTDNKKEDKKEEIKKDDKDEKKDEKKDEKKDEKKDEKKDEKKDDKKDDKKDDKKKEEPPKEVWIMDPATDLYYRWLTIIAGPVFYNLIMIVTRACFNELQDRFTKLWVFLDYTSDFIYYTDTFVRSRTGYLEQGLLVKEATKLRAKYRTTSQFKYDMISMIPTDLLFLKYGFNNPEFRFNRLCKISRLFEFFERTETRTSFPNMFRISNLVLYILVIIHWNACMFFAISKTIGFGSDTWVYPNISHPEHGRLARKYIYSLYWSTLTLTTIGETPPPVRDVEYLFVIADFLTGVLIFASIVGNVGAMISNMNASRAEFQAKIDSIKQYMQFRKVTKDLEARVIKWFDYLWTEKKTCDEKEVLKNLPDKLKAEIAINVHLDTLKKVRIFQDCEAGLLIELVLKLEPQVFSPGDYICKKGDIGREMYIIKEGKLAVVADDGVTQFVVLSDGAYFGEISILGIKGSKAGNRRTANIRSVGYSDLFALSKDDLMEALTEYPEAKKALEEKGKAILMKDNLIDEAVANAGADPKDMEEKLTRLQDNLDAMQTKFAKLMAEFTSSQTRMKQRVSQMEAQVKAVKPEDLSEVVADKDKKVQ
- the LOC130919191 gene encoding cyclic nucleotide-gated channel cone photoreceptor subunit alpha-like isoform X4 produces the protein MPKYGLSWTGAQGLSSKMFLYGKLPSHNSERALSSKSNRTVFTGPGAMARMKPKVPERNDSFLARFRGPELKDDSGCESNVLSLGHNGRMHRKNLASKWPLANYNMNNCNNTDNKKEDKKEEIKKDDKDEKKDEKKDEKKDEKKDEKKDEKKDDKKDDKKDDKKKEEPPKEVWIMDPATDLYYRWLTIIAGPVFYNLIMIVTRACFNELQDRFTKLWVFLDYTSDFIYYTDTFVRSRTGYLEQGLLVKEATKLRAKYRTTSQFKYDMISMIPTDLLFLKYGFNNPEFRFNRLCKISRLFEFFERTETRTSFPNMFRISNLVLYILVIIHWNACMFFAISKTIGFGSDTWVYPNISHPEHGRLARKYIYSLYWSTLTLTTIGETPPPVRDVEYLFVIADFLTGVLIFASIVGNVGAMISNMNASRAEFQAKIDSIKQYMQFRKVTKDLEARVIKWFDYLWTEKKTCDEKEVLKNLPDKLKAEIAINVHLDTLKKVRIFQDCEAGLLIELVLKLEPQVFSPGDYICKKGDIGREMYIIKEGKLAVVADDGVTQFVVLSDGAYFGEISILGIKGSKAGNRRTANIRSVGYSDLFALSKDDLMEALTEYPEAKKALEEKGKAILMKDNLIDEAVANAGADPKDMEEKLTRLQDNLDAMQTKFAKLMAEFTSSQTRMKQRVSQMEAQVKAVKPEDLSEVVADKDKKVQ
- the LOC130919191 gene encoding cyclic nucleotide-gated channel cone photoreceptor subunit alpha-like isoform X1; protein product: MAKVNSEISSMTRCRLSSVASDEELAVIENGDSSHNSERALSSKSNRTVFTGPGAMARLSHFFYMLRNWTFHRMKPKVPERNDSFLARFRGPELKDDSGCESNVLSLGHNGRMHRKNLASKWPLANYNMNNCNNTDNKKEDKKEEIKKDDKDEKKDEKKDEKKDEKKDEKKDEKKDDKKDDKKDDKKKEEPPKEVWIMDPATDLYYRWLTIIAGPVFYNLIMIVTRACFNELQDRFTKLWVFLDYTSDFIYYTDTFVRSRTGYLEQGLLVKEATKLRAKYRTTSQFKYDMISMIPTDLLFLKYGFNNPEFRFNRLCKISRLFEFFERTETRTSFPNMFRISNLVLYILVIIHWNACMFFAISKTIGFGSDTWVYPNISHPEHGRLARKYIYSLYWSTLTLTTIGETPPPVRDVEYLFVIADFLTGVLIFASIVGNVGAMISNMNASRAEFQAKIDSIKQYMQFRKVTKDLEARVIKWFDYLWTEKKTCDEKEVLKNLPDKLKAEIAINVHLDTLKKVRIFQDCEAGLLIELVLKLEPQVFSPGDYICKKGDIGREMYIIKEGKLAVVADDGVTQFVVLSDGAYFGEISILGIKGSKAGNRRTANIRSVGYSDLFALSKDDLMEALTEYPEAKKALEEKGKAILMKDNLIDEAVANAGADPKDMEEKLTRLQDNLDAMQTKFAKLMAEFTSSQTRMKQRVSQMEAQVKAVKPEDLSEVVADKDKKVQ